Proteins found in one Aneurinibacillus uraniidurans genomic segment:
- a CDS encoding acyl-CoA dehydrogenase — translation MNFTLTDEQKMIKDTIRDFAEGEVEPGASERDRTGEFPLEAFKKMAELDLMGLPFPEEYGGAGADTISFAIVVEELSRVCASTGITYSAHVSLGGAPINMFGTHEQKVKYLTPVARGEYFGAFGLTEPNAGSDAGGTRTVAIQDGNEWVINGSKCYITNASYAKNLALTAVTDKEKGTSGITAFIVPTDAPGFSVVDDYEKLGLHASNTTQLFMEDVRVPEENMLGKRGEGFKQFLAVLDGGRIGIGAMAVGVAQGAYEKALAYAKERVQFGRSLSQFQAIQFKLADMAMNIELARTMVYKAAWLKDNGRKFSKEAAMAKLFASETCMRVCDQAIQIHGGNGYMREYQVERFFRDAKLLEIGEGTSEVLRMVIARQIGCQ, via the coding sequence ATGAATTTCACCCTGACAGACGAGCAGAAGATGATTAAAGATACGATTCGTGATTTTGCGGAAGGTGAAGTTGAGCCGGGTGCATCAGAGCGTGATCGTACAGGTGAGTTTCCACTTGAAGCTTTTAAAAAGATGGCGGAACTTGATTTAATGGGACTGCCGTTTCCAGAAGAGTACGGTGGGGCAGGAGCCGACACAATCAGTTTTGCGATTGTTGTGGAAGAACTAAGTCGAGTGTGCGCATCGACAGGTATTACATACTCTGCCCACGTTTCACTTGGCGGTGCACCCATCAATATGTTCGGTACACACGAGCAAAAAGTAAAGTATCTCACGCCAGTTGCGCGAGGTGAATATTTCGGTGCATTCGGGCTAACTGAGCCGAATGCCGGATCTGATGCGGGTGGTACACGTACAGTTGCCATACAGGACGGCAATGAGTGGGTGATTAATGGCTCGAAATGTTACATTACAAATGCTAGCTATGCGAAAAATCTTGCGCTGACTGCTGTCACCGACAAAGAAAAAGGAACAAGCGGCATTACAGCGTTTATCGTTCCGACTGACGCACCAGGATTCTCGGTTGTAGATGATTATGAGAAGCTTGGGCTACATGCGTCTAATACCACCCAACTGTTTATGGAGGACGTTCGTGTTCCAGAAGAGAATATGCTTGGTAAGCGTGGTGAAGGCTTCAAACAGTTCCTGGCTGTGCTGGACGGCGGCCGTATCGGCATCGGCGCCATGGCGGTAGGTGTAGCACAAGGTGCATACGAGAAGGCGCTTGCATATGCGAAGGAGCGGGTGCAGTTCGGACGGAGTTTATCTCAGTTCCAGGCGATTCAATTCAAACTTGCTGATATGGCGATGAACATTGAATTGGCTCGCACCATGGTGTACAAAGCGGCTTGGTTGAAAGATAACGGTCGTAAATTTTCGAAAGAAGCGGCGATGGCGAAGCTGTTTGCTTCGGAGACTTGCATGCGCGTCTGTGATCAGGCGATTCAGATTCATGGTGGCAATGGGTATATGCGCGAATATCAGGTGGAGCGTTTCTTCCGTGATGCTAAGCTACTTGAGATTGGAGAGGGGACATCTGAAGTGCTGCGTATGGTCATTGCCCGCCAAATTGGCTGTCAATAA
- a CDS encoding AMP-binding protein yields MSEPVSITIGDLLDRTAARFPDKEAVVYPELGLRYTFSEFQCLCDQVARGLLALGIQPGENIAAWTSNLPEWITVQFGSAKMGAVLVTVNTSYRTHELEYLLRQSESTTLVLMEEFRGVSYVDMIHEICPELADCEPGQLKAKNLPHLRNVILIGNTRRPGMYMWSDVLEKAAAVSEEKRMEVQRSLKPDEVINMQYTSGTTGFPKGVMLSHMNIVNNAINVAGCQNLTEVDRICIPVPFFHCFGCVMGTLACVATGATMVPIISFDPLAVLRAVQDEKCTALYGVPTMFIAELNHPDFEQFDLSSLRTGIMAGSPCPAEVMKKVVDVMGAREITIAYGQTESAPVITQTRPNDTIEQRVSTVGRVLPHVEAKIVDPATGEELGVGEQGELCTRGVHVMKGYYNMPEQTTRAIDHEGWLHTGDLATIDENGYYRITGRLKDMIIRGGENVYPREIEEFLYTHDTIVDVQVVGVPDKLYGEQILACIKVKEGETLTAEEVKEYCRGKIARYKIPHYVQILDEYPMTASGKIQKFRLREQAIAALGIQ; encoded by the coding sequence TTGAGTGAACCGGTATCAATTACGATTGGAGATTTGTTGGATCGGACGGCTGCCCGTTTTCCAGACAAGGAAGCGGTTGTGTATCCAGAATTGGGGCTGCGTTATACGTTTTCTGAGTTCCAGTGCTTGTGTGATCAGGTAGCACGCGGTTTACTCGCTCTGGGAATTCAACCGGGCGAGAATATCGCGGCCTGGACGAGTAATCTGCCGGAGTGGATTACAGTCCAGTTCGGGTCAGCCAAGATGGGAGCAGTGCTTGTAACGGTGAATACGAGTTATCGTACACATGAATTAGAGTACTTGCTTCGCCAGTCTGAGTCCACCACTCTCGTATTGATGGAAGAATTCCGGGGCGTAAGCTATGTGGATATGATACATGAGATTTGTCCAGAGCTTGCAGACTGTGAGCCGGGGCAGCTTAAGGCAAAGAATCTTCCGCATCTACGCAATGTCATTCTAATTGGGAATACACGTAGGCCAGGAATGTATATGTGGTCAGATGTTTTGGAGAAAGCAGCCGCAGTATCGGAAGAGAAGAGAATGGAAGTACAGCGTTCTCTTAAGCCGGATGAAGTGATAAACATGCAATACACATCCGGTACCACGGGTTTCCCTAAAGGAGTTATGCTATCGCATATGAACATCGTCAACAATGCGATTAACGTGGCAGGCTGTCAGAACCTGACGGAGGTAGATCGTATTTGCATTCCAGTCCCGTTTTTTCATTGCTTCGGCTGCGTTATGGGGACGCTGGCATGTGTAGCTACAGGCGCTACGATGGTTCCGATCATCTCCTTTGATCCGCTTGCAGTACTTCGGGCGGTGCAGGATGAGAAGTGTACGGCACTGTACGGCGTACCGACGATGTTTATAGCAGAGCTGAATCATCCAGATTTTGAGCAGTTTGATCTGAGTTCCCTGCGAACCGGTATTATGGCGGGGTCACCGTGCCCGGCTGAAGTAATGAAGAAGGTCGTGGATGTAATGGGTGCCCGTGAGATTACGATTGCATATGGTCAGACGGAATCTGCGCCAGTCATTACGCAAACACGTCCGAATGATACGATTGAACAACGCGTATCGACTGTAGGACGCGTTCTTCCGCATGTGGAAGCGAAAATTGTGGACCCGGCGACAGGTGAGGAGCTTGGAGTTGGAGAACAGGGTGAGCTTTGTACCCGTGGCGTACATGTTATGAAAGGCTATTATAATATGCCGGAGCAGACGACACGGGCCATTGATCATGAGGGCTGGCTGCATACAGGAGACTTAGCGACTATAGATGAGAATGGGTACTATCGAATTACAGGTCGCCTCAAAGATATGATTATTCGTGGCGGAGAAAATGTCTATCCACGCGAGATTGAAGAATTCCTCTACACACATGATACGATTGTAGATGTACAGGTAGTTGGGGTGCCAGACAAACTGTACGGAGAGCAGATTCTTGCCTGCATTAAAGTAAAGGAAGGCGAAACGCTCACGGCGGAAGAAGTAAAAGAATACTGTCGCGGCAAAATAGCTCGTTATAAAATTCCACATTATGTACAGATTTTAGACGAGTATCCGATGACAGCATCCGGTAAAATTCAGAAGTTCCGTTTGCGTGAACAGGCGATTGCGGCGCTGGGGATTCAGTAG